GCGCATCGCCTTCTCTCCCCAGGGCACCCTCTTGCTCGTAGGTGGGGTGTCGGTCCTGAGCGGTTATTTCGTGGAGACGGGGGAGGAGGCCTTCGCCTTTGACCTGATGGGGCCCGCTGACGAGTTCGTCATGATGCCCGACGAAGGGCTCATCTTCCAGATGACCTGGATGGCCCCCGACATACAGGTGTGGGACACGTACAGCGGGGAGTGGCGGGGCTCCATCCAGTTCGACCCCCTCACCGCCATGGCCCTATCGGCCGATGGCGTCCTCCTGGCCGTGGCCGAAAACGAGGTCCGCCCTAGCGAAGCAGCCTACAGAGGCGTGGCGCCCTTCCCCACCACCGTCACTATCTGGAAGACCACCGTCTGGCCAGAGGAGCAGGATGTGCGGCTGGATCTTCTCCAGAGGCTCCAGTTCGTCCCCGAGATGGAGCTGGGGAAGTTCCCCCTGCCCTTGCGAGAGCTGGCCTTCACCCCTGACGGCCGGCGCCTAGTGGGGCTGGCGGACTGGATCGGGGAGGGGGACATGAATGGGCGGCTCTACGTGTGGGATGTCGCCAGCGGGCGGATGATGGCGCAGGAGGTCTTGCCGCCGCGGCCCTGGCGGATGGCCCTGGTGGAGGGCGGCCGTGCTGTGGCCGTCCTCATCGGCGGCGGGCCTTTTGGCAGGGAGGTTCGCATCTACGAGATACCGTAACGGCGGCCCCGGGGTTGTGGCCCTCCTTCCCCGTCGGCTGCGCCGCAGGGTCAAAGCGGCCCGGTCTCGGCGCAAGGGCAACCTCGTCCTCACGCCTTTTTCCAGAGGCCGCTCTCTGTGACGCAGAGGCGCACGTTGTCTTTGGCCCGCGAGCCCGGGGCCCAGCAGGAGTCTGCACATGTGCTGTAATCAAGCTCATCCTGGTTCCAGCCCAGAACCATCTCCCAGGCGCCACATTTGACGGGCTCCCCTTCGGCCATGGTGTGGGCGTACACGAATTGCGGGTCCTGGAGGATGGGGTCGTCTCCTTGCGGGTCAAGAGAGATGCTGAAGCAATCTTCGGCAGGCTGCCATGAGTCGTCGCCATTCAGTTGCAGCAGGCGTAGGCGACCAAAGCCGTATCGCACCTCCCCACCGATCCAGACCTGGTCCAGTTCCTTTAGCGCGTATTTTAGCCCGTATGGGTCGATGTCGTTCTGCAGGAAGACGTAGCCCACGAAGGCAACCGGGGTAGCGGTATCGCGCCAGCGAGGAAGGACGTATTCTACCTCGCGAAGGGTACCCTCCGCAGCGGTATGGCTTACGGGGTCGATGGCTGTGGCGGGATAGGTGGATAGCAGCCTTCGGCGCAACTGCCAAACAGACA
This portion of the Dehalococcoidia bacterium genome encodes:
- a CDS encoding WD40 repeat domain-containing protein, which codes for MITIVPVPDGRLALFTVNGQTGFLDLLTGNIAQGLTAPEAIEDLVFSPDGRAFALLTASGVRVWDILEGATRFVLTPEQRVRRIAFSPQGTLLLVGGVSVLSGYFVETGEEAFAFDLMGPADEFVMMPDEGLIFQMTWMAPDIQVWDTYSGEWRGSIQFDPLTAMALSADGVLLAVAENEVRPSEAAYRGVAPFPTTVTIWKTTVWPEEQDVRLDLLQRLQFVPEMELGKFPLPLRELAFTPDGRRLVGLADWIGEGDMNGRLYVWDVASGRMMAQEVLPPRPWRMALVEGGRAVAVLIGGGPFGREVRIYEIP